ATCAAAGAAATCAAGTGTTCAAGTTGCTGCTTAACTTTActgcaattattttttgttctttcgctttttttgatttttttttcttttcttttatttttttagtgaACTGATGTTGTCGTGTTAGTTAGTTATAACATCTTTAATTCAACGTACTGCGTCTACgttatccatacaaaaatttacttaaagaaaaaactcaataaattttcttttattcatttcaacgtttttcatcatacaattaaaaaaaaaaaccaatcgCATGATACTCTAAATGGACctgaactgattttttttgaattggcattttatcaaaattagaATACGATGACAAACTCAcaggtaaacaaaatttacattcatttttatgttgttaattaattttagcTTATCCACACATGTCCATCACATTATATTTAAGTTCGTTCTAATCTTTGTAGCTGTTCTAGCTTGCTTACAGCTCAATTGtgttagtttaaaaaaatgataagaGATGTCGCTGCATTGATCTTACAGAGCggaagcaacgccatctgttatcatttttcTGATTAGTATACAGTCCACTGTTCATCGTTTTCCGTAAAAAggacaataaaattgaaactccTCGTACTTCACAGACTTTCTATTCACTTCCAACAAAATCACGTATCATTAATTTCCATTATAGTCGGTCACTTTTCTGTAGTTTATAGGGTTTCAATTGGTCTATTTATGTTAATTGTGGTCTCTTCTAACAAGgccaatttttgtgtttatgtCCTTTATTGTAATGTTTTGTTTGTCGGCGTTGAAGGAAACTATGTCCAAGGATTATAAAGCGAGAGACAATAGTCACATGGGCAAAATATTCTCAGACCATAAAACGAATCGTCATACCTCATACAGAGACTAAATAATCAAAACTTTCGATTTTGCTATTAATCCACTTTCCTCTGTAAAAGTGGTCTGCGATCCATCTGTCATTCAACTGTCGTGCTGGAGATTCAATTTTATGGGTTGTCAAAGAACCCTGTTAGACGTCAAGAAAGAGCAATGTCTGAGAGTTAATGTGTCCGGAGCTTTTTTTCATATATGAAATCCTACATAATGTTTGTTAATGATCTCTTCATTTCACGTCGAAAAAGATTCTACAAAGCAATACCTCTTGGATATGGACCAGACTTAGTCGATCAAAAGTTCCGACAACACTTTCCATAACACACTCTCCCATCGTTACATCAATCCCTCAGATTCTcccaataaatttttagttcTAATGTTTTGAGGTAATCTTTTTACCAAGCCAATAACTCAACACATTTTCCCTCAGCTATGGTTTCGAGGTGTTCGACCATCGAAATTCCGCCACATCTACGGTCAATCGTCCCGTAAAGAGAGCTGCTACACCGACATCAGTGTTGTTCGCAGCGGGAACGATGGCAATTTCTGTGCAGTCAATCCAATACTGTTGGCTATAGTGGCCGATACAGCGTTCGTTGTAATCCCGTTGAGCCAGGTATGGTTTGACAATCATAAATTCAATGTTCGATAGAGTTAAAGTTTCGTTGTTAGGCTGGTCGAATTGACTTCCAATGCTGCAAAGTTATTGGACACACTGGACAGATTCTCGATTTGAAATGGAATCCATTCAACGATAATCTTATCGCATCAGCGTCCGACGATTGTACTGTAAGTCATTCATTAACGAATATATACGCGGTGTCGTTGATgttgatgaaaaaataattcttttctttGATCAGATTCGAATTTGGGAAATACCAACGGAAGGATTGACTTCCAATTTAACTGAAAGTCTTGTGGAACTTCAAGGTCATATGCGAAAAGTGTTGCAAGTTGAATGGCATCCAACAGCTAACAATGTTTTGATTAGTATTGGTTTCGATCAATCGGtaagtgaaattattattgtcaTTAACATaactcatctgttatcgactcAGAAACTGCTCCAGACACCGTTTCTTTTATagcaaatttaatgttaaaataaacgaagtaatagaatttaatctgttgatttcaaatcttgtacttcaattttgttaaacatGCATTCTACTATATAAATGACATCaaattacccagagcttgtcattatttttgtcgtcgttatcgataacagatggagGTCAAAAACCGGCATGCAATTGACGGCTTATGCTACGTTGAGCTGTTTCGTATGATTAATTCCACAAAAATGCTTTGTGCACACAAATTCAAAGGTAAAGACAGCCGTGAATTTACGCCCTTTCAGAATCTGtcacttttttttgaattaaaacacTGTTTCGCATCTGgtacaaaaatactttgatcgatggaagtacaTAATTGAgtcgataataatactggtcatatgcttgccgtctgtaacaagtTGCCGATATCGAAATGAAGTTGTTTtgaattcacaaatttcgtgAACTTGTTTACAGATAATAATCTGGGATGTGTCCAACCAAACCGATCAAATACTTAAAACAATCAATTGCCATAATGATATGATTTATTCGCTGGCGATAAATCGTGATGGGTCACTTCTGGCCACTACTAGCAAAGATCGTAAGTTAAGGATTATAGAACCACGAACTGCAATCGTTGTTTCGGTAAGTGGTAATGAATTCATTCTTTTCCATGTCAGTTTGACTTACCCAATCAAAATGAATCCGTTTCAGGAAGGAACATGTCACTTGAGTTCGAAATGTTCGAAGGTAACATTTTTGGATAATGGCAAGGTGTTAACGACAGGATTTTCTCGACATTCCGATCGACAATATGCTATCTGGGATCAGCATGACCTAAAGAAACCGTTAGCATTGGAGGTGATGGACAGTTCGAGTGGTGTTGTGACTCCTTACTTTGATTATGATACGAAAGTCGTAAGTTGAAGCTCTTCAATTTCTTGATGTAAATGTCAGAATTGCTGAACTGTATTGTCATTTAATGATTTAGCTCTATCTCGCTGGAAAGGGCGATGGGAACATAAGGTATTACGAGATTGTCGAGGAACAACCATACATCTATTACTTGAATCAATTTCTGTCGGGACAGCCACAAGTaagacaaaattttcctgaatCTCCTCTCGCTTCTCTCTTAACTAATTTGTTTTCGAATCAATAGAAAGCACTCGGTTTCATGCCCAAGCGCGGCTTGAATACCAATCAATGCGAAGTGTTCCGTTTCTATAAGCTACACGCAACTGGTAACATATGTGAGCCAATATCAATGATTGTGCCCAGGAAGTCAACTCTTTTTCAAagtaaattttagaattgagTCTGGTCAATCATCTGGTGTGtcatttttggtttatttctAGCCGATTTGTATCCAGACACCGTGTCCGACATTCCAGCAACGAATGCTCAAGAATGGTTATCGGGACGTAATGCCCAGCCCATTATGATGTCTATGCAAACTggtaattttcgattttgttttttttctcgatgaAATCTTTTGCATTCACACACCACTCGTCCCTTTTGATCCAGGTAAAAGCATTATGTTGAAAAACAACAAGCAGCAAAAACATGACAACAAGCAATCGACGAACGATTCCAATTACAATAACAACCTGAAGCAAGTACATAACGGAAACAATGGGAACAACGAGAACGATAACCAGAAATACGACAACAATTCCAAGAAATTCGCATTTCTGGCACAACAAACCATTCCGGACTATCGGCCGCAACAGATTAATgataaaaatcagaaaacgTCGACCAATCAAAGCACCAAATTTCATCAGCTACAGGCGATATTCGGCCATCAAGGTGCTAATATCAAAGACATCGCTAATTTGCAGAATAATCTGATAAGCTCGACAAACAGTTCGTTGGAGAATCTGAATTTGATCAATTCGGAAAATGAGGTGAGTGTCTCTCATATGTACTGTTCGAAGAACAAACGGTTTGAATCTAAGTGTCTCTAGTAATCGAAAGTTATGCTGGTGAGGATATTTTCATCCTAATGCCTTGCCACCAGACTGTTTCCCTTTATTCTGTCATCCAGTGTCGAAAGTCTTATTTATCATTTTGCAATTTGATCTAAAACACAACTGCTAGCTATCCAGTGGCGCCTTTAATGCATATTCTATCCCAAAGTGAAAGGCGGCACTGCCGCACATTTCcattctaaatttttgtaatccaCTCAAAATGTTTCACATTTCTAATGAGCTATATAAAAAagcttaaggccaggttatgcgtcctgacatatgtgcgatatatcggaccataagctgaccttaaggccaggttatgcgtcctgacatatgtgcgatatatcggaccataagctgaccttaaggccaggttatgcgtcctgacatatgtgcgatatatcggaccataagctgaccttaaggccaggttatgcgtcctgacatatgtgcgatatatcggaccataagctgaccttaaggccaggttatgcgtcctgacatatgtgcgatatatcggaccataaGCTGACCTTAAAGCTTTCTAAAGCACACTCTTACAATTTGATTTAATATTTTGGAACCTTCGAAAGCTTGGAAATAATTGTGGCATAAAGTATCCTCTACAAGCTCCGGATTTTTTCAAAGCTTTTTGACGCTAGGTCAGCTCTATACCTTCGAAGGCTCACAGTTCAAGATATAGCTAGCAATCGCCAAATCGAAAGTCTTCTCCAATAAAAATGCTGAATCGACATCGACATTCACTTAAAGTGTCGCTTAATGTTAAATACAagaaatctcttacttcattcgtttcatGCAGTTCACGGTGACAGAGGTCATTTTCGTGGTTTTATTTATGTCGATAAAGTCAGACATTTCAAAATGGTGTACATCGACCTTCGGGCATGGAAATAATGCGGTATCCTCGTAACGTAGTTAGATATTATTTCCATGCCGATGCGTCCCAATGCTATATACCTGTTGTATAACCTTGAAACTGACATTGCCATTTCCTTATCGTTTCCAGTTACGCAAAGCATTCACCCTGCAAACGGAGGAGATAAAAAACCTGAAAAATCAACTGTCCAGCTCGGAACAACGTGTTAAAGAGTTGGAGGCCGAGCTACATCGATTACAGTTGCAGCTGAATAGGAAGTAGACAGAACTGAATTGCTGATGCAGAGTTGTATTATGATGGCATGGCTTAGGCTTTTTCCCGgctatataaaatgtaaaatgttaaatttacaGTGATTTTTGCGACATGACAATATTTACGTAATGTCATTCATCATCAATTTAGCCAAaataaaagagagaaaatcgAGCGTTTGTCGTAGTAGATATGGACCGggacgaaattaattttctttttcgttcaaTCGAACGGACCGATTTGTTTTCCGCTCGTGATTGggttaaatcaatttttgttttattgtgaTTGTAAGTACTTTTCTTTCTCAATGTTCTTTTTGTTCGTCTCTAGTTTaatgatttgtttgtttttaaaatagttaaaaaattttcattgttattattatatgCTAATATCGGTAGGATAAAGTGAACAGACAAATTCGAGCGTCTAGTGAAATCTGTATGCAGATGAAGATGAAAATGTTACAGGTTCAATACATCGGTAGTAAACTCGTAAGCGAATATGAATTGTGAATGGTccgaatttaatattttagttAGATTAAGTTCTGATCGTAGAAAACAGTGGGTGAGAAGAGGATATGTTGTATGAATGGAGGAAACGCACAACACTTTGATGTGCGTGAAAGAGGATAACCCTCAATTCTTTGTTGGTTTCAAATATCTTTGTAGCTATCAATGAACGCAATGCTTCAAAGAGTCTTTTAATGCTTTCGCTTAATTTATTAGATTAAGATGAATACTGAAATGTTGAACCTTCTGTTTAATGATGATTGGAGTGCTAACCATTTAGGTCGTCCAATCATTTTCGGAacagaacaaacaaaattatcgaaatggATTGACTCATCAGTGAATTGTGGAACACACTTTCTTGATTTTCACGAAACTCCTTTGATTCGTATCTGGTTGAGGAAATGAATGGaaagagaaatttattgattgatgAGTGAGACACGACGCGAGTTCTGTAATGACGGCATTTCTTTAACGGCCAAGGTGTCGTTGCATtactattacttcttttgtttaaaaaatcgtttggtggtaaatcttttacttcattaggtTTACCAAACGTTTTGCAAAAAAAGTAGCCAGAGATCTTATTCTTCTAGtcgttttcgataacagatgagtaATCGTTTCTAAAAGATCcgaatgaaagaaatttccGTTCATAGAACATTGCAAATGAATTCtccttttcaatttgtttattgaaaataacaaaCGATCCATCCATCTAATGCTTGGAATTATTTGATGCCTGATTCGACCCAAAACTTGAATGTGTTAATGACGTCAAACCTGACCAGAAACCTACCAGATTTATCTGAAAGATTTGTTTAAATACAGTCGATCATAGCCGAAGTTTACTGAACAGAGCATAATCCAACGCTCCAACACCCTCTGAAAAAGTATTATTTATTCTAAATGATGAAATCGATTAGTTCGTAGcgcgtttttttattatttaacctTTTTTTGTACCAACTTTGCTGATGCTGTCGGctttaaattaacaaaattttaacactGTTCCACTCGTGAAGTTTTGACCTTCTTGCAAACGGCAAGCATTCCACCAGTACCAGATCTGTTACTGTTGAATTTTCCGCAGATtgatacgaaatcttttacttcattagtatTAACATTTTGCCCAGCTAATATTTATCGCTTTATTTCTGTCGATTCCGTCGCATTTAACAGATGACTGGTCGTTTGCAAGAGGTTGCTTTTTACCATAATTATGTGATTGTAATAATGTAAAaggaaagaaagaaatgaaaatttcgaaaatgaaagaTGAAAAATGC
This window of the Bradysia coprophila strain Holo2 unplaced genomic scaffold, BU_Bcop_v1 contig_324, whole genome shotgun sequence genome carries:
- the LOC119079422 gene encoding coronin-1C-like isoform X1 is translated as MLMLNGVKSSDSINVQKLLIENHNNCVLSMTGNNITNSVDSRACSKPDGKNTMTNSQLWFRGVRPSKFRHIYGQSSRKESCYTDISVVRSGNDGNFCAVNPILLAIVADTAFVVIPLSQAGRIDFQCCKVIGHTGQILDLKWNPFNDNLIASASDDCTIRIWEIPTEGLTSNLTESLVELQGHMRKVLQVEWHPTANNVLISIGFDQSIIIWDVSNQTDQILKTINCHNDMIYSLAINRDGSLLATTSKDRKLRIIEPRTAIVVSEGTCHLSSKCSKVTFLDNGKVLTTGFSRHSDRQYAIWDQHDLKKPLALEVMDSSSGVVTPYFDYDTKVLYLAGKGDGNIRYYEIVEEQPYIYYLNQFLSGQPQKALGFMPKRGLNTNQCEVFRFYKLHATGNICEPISMIVPRKSTLFQTDLYPDTVSDIPATNAQEWLSGRNAQPIMMSMQTGKSIMLKNNKQQKHDNKQSTNDSNYNNNLKQVHNGNNGNNENDNQKYDNNSKKFAFLAQQTIPDYRPQQINDKNQKTSTNQSTKFHQLQAIFGHQGANIKDIANLQNNLISSTNSSLENLNLINSENELRKAFTLQTEEIKNLKNQLSSSEQRVKELEAELHRLQLQLNRK
- the LOC119079422 gene encoding coronin-1C-like isoform X2 — translated: MLMLNGVKSSDSINVQKLLIENHNNCVLSMTGNNITNSVDSRACSKPDGKLWFRGVRPSKFRHIYGQSSRKESCYTDISVVRSGNDGNFCAVNPILLAIVADTAFVVIPLSQAGRIDFQCCKVIGHTGQILDLKWNPFNDNLIASASDDCTIRIWEIPTEGLTSNLTESLVELQGHMRKVLQVEWHPTANNVLISIGFDQSIIIWDVSNQTDQILKTINCHNDMIYSLAINRDGSLLATTSKDRKLRIIEPRTAIVVSEGTCHLSSKCSKVTFLDNGKVLTTGFSRHSDRQYAIWDQHDLKKPLALEVMDSSSGVVTPYFDYDTKVLYLAGKGDGNIRYYEIVEEQPYIYYLNQFLSGQPQKALGFMPKRGLNTNQCEVFRFYKLHATGNICEPISMIVPRKSTLFQTDLYPDTVSDIPATNAQEWLSGRNAQPIMMSMQTGKSIMLKNNKQQKHDNKQSTNDSNYNNNLKQVHNGNNGNNENDNQKYDNNSKKFAFLAQQTIPDYRPQQINDKNQKTSTNQSTKFHQLQAIFGHQGANIKDIANLQNNLISSTNSSLENLNLINSENELRKAFTLQTEEIKNLKNQLSSSEQRVKELEAELHRLQLQLNRK
- the LOC119079422 gene encoding coronin-1C-like isoform X3; translated protein: MTNSQLWFRGVRPSKFRHIYGQSSRKESCYTDISVVRSGNDGNFCAVNPILLAIVADTAFVVIPLSQAGRIDFQCCKVIGHTGQILDLKWNPFNDNLIASASDDCTIRIWEIPTEGLTSNLTESLVELQGHMRKVLQVEWHPTANNVLISIGFDQSIIIWDVSNQTDQILKTINCHNDMIYSLAINRDGSLLATTSKDRKLRIIEPRTAIVVSEGTCHLSSKCSKVTFLDNGKVLTTGFSRHSDRQYAIWDQHDLKKPLALEVMDSSSGVVTPYFDYDTKVLYLAGKGDGNIRYYEIVEEQPYIYYLNQFLSGQPQKALGFMPKRGLNTNQCEVFRFYKLHATGNICEPISMIVPRKSTLFQTDLYPDTVSDIPATNAQEWLSGRNAQPIMMSMQTGKSIMLKNNKQQKHDNKQSTNDSNYNNNLKQVHNGNNGNNENDNQKYDNNSKKFAFLAQQTIPDYRPQQINDKNQKTSTNQSTKFHQLQAIFGHQGANIKDIANLQNNLISSTNSSLENLNLINSENELRKAFTLQTEEIKNLKNQLSSSEQRVKELEAELHRLQLQLNRK